The Syntrophorhabdus sp. genomic interval GATGTCGCCCTCGCCATCGCCAACCTCAGCAGCGCCGACGTGACGATCGGCGGGACGACCACGACCTATGTGACCTACACCGCGTCCATAGCCAGCACGGTGGGCAACCTTTCTCAGAACGCGCAGAGTCTTTCCGAATATCATCAGAGCCTGATGGACATGGTATCCAACCAGCGTGAAAGTGTCTCCGGTGTTTCCAT includes:
- a CDS encoding flagellar hook-associated protein FlgK; the protein is DVALAIANLSSADVTIGGTTTTYVTYTASIASTVGNLSQNAQSLSEYHQSLMDMVSNQRESVSGVSIDEEMSNLIKFQYAYQAAARLINTADTLMSALMEIGR